The following is a genomic window from Armatimonadota bacterium.
CTCAGCCTCAGCCGAAATCGACTACAATCGCCGAGTCACAATCGAGTGAACCTGCTCAAGTCCGGCTAACGGGCAAGCAGGTCCGTCATTATACGAAAAGGCATACTATCAAACACAGCATTATTGTCGCCGCCCGTCCTGCAAAATCGCCCACTTCACACACCGGTAATGCTCGAGTGATCGCACAGGATCACAAGCACGAAATCGATGCAGACGCGCAAGAGACGGATGCTATGGCGACACAAACGGCGGCTGCCGCCGAAACGGCCGCGAATGCCGAACCGGTTAACGAGCAGCCGGTTGTAATCAAGGTGGCAGCCGCTCCTGTGTTCAATAACGAGAAAATTCACGAGTGGATGCAGCAGGCAAAAATGCAGGCCGAAATGCGAAAAAATCGAGATTCGCGAGCAGTGATCAACATCGTGAGCGCAAGGTTTTAGAATAGCGTCAGGGTTGGAGAAGGAATGAGAAGGATTGCATACACAATCCTAATAGTGATTTTGCTGGCAGGGGCTGCTGTTTCGGTGAACGCGGAATTAGCATTAAGCGGAGCATCGAAGCAGGGCGTTAACACGTACGGGCTCAGCTCGGTGCTGCGTTTCGGCTCGTCATCCACACTATCAAGCGTGGTATATATGGCCGGTTCCACCGCAGCCGAGAGCAAAAAGGTATCGGTCTTTGACAGCCAACTCTCAGACGTCAAATCCGGCAAAACCGGCAGCGGCAGCCTGATGCTGCAAAACGCGGATATCGGACTGGGCGGCGCCAAGGTCACACTCGGGTTCCAGGATATCGACAAGGATTTCAACGGCTTCGAGTCTATGCGCACATCCAAAGCCGCAGCCGACGACACGCTCAACCAGCTCCAGAAAGAAAAAGGCATCAAGCGAATGAGCATT
Proteins encoded in this region:
- a CDS encoding zf-HC2 domain-containing protein yields the protein MECEGIREKLGFYLDGTLDEHNLELVEAHLAGCDECRRELAAMKKLIDTAGQAEMLEPPLGLRERILRAVADEERNAQPLTKISDRLSLIDRLKSCASPAGLRWAAGVALAGCAALAILIGAPHEPVKMQAARQIPRPAQAIAEKTQPQPKSTTIAESQSSEPAQVRLTGKQVRHYTKRHTIKHSIIVAARPAKSPTSHTGNARVIAQDHKHEIDADAQETDAMATQTAAAAETAANAEPVNEQPVVIKVAAAPVFNNEKIHEWMQQAKMQAEMRKNRDSRAVINIVSARF